Proteins found in one Deinococcus seoulensis genomic segment:
- the rpmF gene encoding 50S ribosomal protein L32, whose translation MAKHPVPKKKTSKSKRDMRRSHHALVAPNLTECPQCHAKKLSHHICPSCGYYDGRQVLAV comes from the coding sequence ATGGCCAAGCACCCCGTCCCCAAGAAGAAGACCAGCAAGAGCAAGCGCGACATGCGCCGCAGCCACCACGCCCTCGTCGCGCCCAACCTGACCGAGTGCCCCCAGTGCCACGCGAAGAAGCTCAGCCACCACATCTGCCCCAGCTGCGGTTACTACGACGGCCGCCAGGTGCTGGCCGTCTAA
- a CDS encoding trimeric intracellular cation channel family protein, which produces MHELQWTPITLATGLHILDLIGVVAFAMSGALLGVRKRFDLFGVLVLGCVTAVGGGAIRDTLTGQTPPLFLRDETYLWAALAGAAVAFGFGERLARFERALSLFDTVGLGLFAASGALGAIQFGLGPLGVVFAGMLSGVGGGIIRDLIANEVPEVMYRRDQLYATAAAAGAFVVWALQGHVTPFQSQVAGALVVYALRWLSRRGWVKLPVRRLPER; this is translated from the coding sequence GTGCACGAACTGCAGTGGACGCCCATCACGCTGGCAACCGGCCTGCACATCCTGGACCTGATCGGGGTGGTGGCCTTCGCCATGTCGGGCGCGCTGCTGGGCGTCCGTAAACGCTTCGACCTGTTCGGGGTGCTGGTGCTGGGCTGCGTGACCGCCGTGGGTGGCGGCGCGATCCGCGACACGCTGACCGGGCAGACCCCGCCGCTGTTCCTGCGGGACGAGACGTACCTGTGGGCGGCGCTGGCGGGCGCGGCCGTCGCGTTCGGGTTCGGGGAGCGGCTGGCACGGTTCGAGCGGGCCCTGAGCCTGTTCGACACGGTGGGCCTGGGCCTGTTCGCGGCGTCCGGCGCGCTGGGCGCCATTCAGTTCGGACTGGGGCCGCTGGGCGTGGTGTTCGCCGGGATGCTGTCCGGGGTGGGCGGCGGCATCATCCGCGACCTGATCGCCAACGAGGTGCCGGAAGTCATGTACCGCCGCGACCAGCTGTACGCCACGGCCGCCGCCGCCGGAGCGTTCGTGGTCTGGGCACTTCAGGGGCACGTCACGCCGTTTCAGTCGCAGGTGGCGGGCGCGCTGGTGGTGTACGCGCTGCGCTGGCTGTCCCGGCGCGGCTGGGTGAAACTCCCGGTGCGCCGCCTGCCGGAACGCTGA
- a CDS encoding deoxyribodipyrimidine photo-lyase, giving the protein MIHDARVQPLRPGTPRRQGFVLLWVQASVRTRDNHALEYAVREANRLNLPLVATFGLTPGYPEANARHYAYLLEGLRDLRINLAARDVPLRVTLGSPPEVALNAAGEGAALVVTDVGYTRLQREWREWLAARLDVPLVQVESEAVIPVGVVSGKQEYAARTIRPKIHRLWHDYLVPLEVHDLKRRARDWDGGEDISDPARLLKTLPIDHSVPPGDEEGGENAAHDLLEDFITRKLDGYATRRNDPTVDGSSRLSAHLHYGHLSPLTAALAAREHPGPDTDAFLEELIVRRELSFNYTTYNPHYDRYAGLPAWARATLEEHAGDRREHTYTRAELDAAQTHDPYWNAAQRQMTRTGRMHNYMRMYWGKKIIEWTPTPQQAYDTLLWLNNRHEQDGRDPNSWVGVGWIFGLHDRPWTRRPIFGTVRYMNASGLKRKFDIEKYARQWAEEGSPEPRSR; this is encoded by the coding sequence ATGATCCATGACGCCCGTGTGCAGCCCCTGCGGCCCGGCACGCCCCGCCGCCAGGGGTTCGTGCTGCTGTGGGTGCAGGCCAGCGTCCGCACCCGAGACAACCACGCCCTGGAATACGCCGTGCGCGAGGCGAACCGCCTGAACCTGCCCCTGGTGGCCACGTTCGGCCTGACGCCCGGTTACCCCGAGGCGAACGCCCGCCACTACGCCTACCTGCTGGAGGGCCTGCGCGACCTGCGGATCAACCTCGCCGCGCGGGACGTGCCGCTGCGCGTGACCCTGGGCAGCCCGCCCGAGGTGGCCCTTAACGCGGCGGGAGAGGGCGCGGCGCTCGTCGTGACGGACGTCGGGTACACCCGCCTGCAACGCGAGTGGCGCGAGTGGCTGGCCGCCCGGCTCGACGTGCCGCTGGTGCAGGTGGAATCCGAGGCGGTCATTCCCGTGGGCGTGGTCAGCGGCAAGCAGGAGTACGCGGCGCGCACCATCCGCCCGAAGATCCACCGGCTGTGGCACGACTACCTCGTCCCACTGGAAGTCCACGACCTGAAACGCCGGGCGCGCGACTGGGACGGCGGCGAGGACATCAGCGACCCCGCCCGCCTCCTGAAGACCCTCCCCATCGACCACAGCGTCCCCCCCGGCGACGAGGAAGGCGGAGAGAACGCCGCACACGACCTGCTCGAAGACTTCATCACCCGCAAACTCGACGGGTACGCCACCCGGCGCAACGACCCCACCGTGGACGGCAGCAGCCGCCTGAGCGCGCACCTCCACTACGGGCACCTCTCCCCGCTGACCGCCGCCCTCGCCGCGCGCGAACACCCCGGCCCCGACACCGACGCCTTCCTTGAAGAACTGATCGTGCGGCGCGAACTGAGCTTCAACTACACCACCTACAACCCCCACTACGACCGCTACGCGGGCCTCCCCGCCTGGGCCCGCGCCACCCTGGAAGAACACGCCGGGGACCGCCGCGAACACACCTACACCCGCGCCGAACTGGACGCCGCGCAGACGCACGACCCGTACTGGAACGCCGCGCAACGCCAGATGACCCGCACCGGCCGCATGCACAACTACATGCGCATGTACTGGGGCAAGAAAATCATCGAATGGACCCCCACCCCCCAGCAGGCCTACGACACCCTGCTGTGGCTGAACAACCGCCACGAACAGGACGGCCGCGACCCGAACTCCTGGGTGGGCGTCGGCTGGATCTTCGGCCTGCACGACCGCCCCTGGACGCGCCGCCCCATCTTCGGCACGGTGCGCTACATGAACGCCAGCGGCCTGAAACGCAAATTCGACATCGAAAAATACGCCCGGCAGTGGGCGGAAGAGGGGAGCCCCGAGCCCCGCAGCCGCTAG
- a CDS encoding MBL fold metallo-hydrolase yields the protein MTDVASLSLPARHVTSGGTRVYTLPVRAFPNFRANTYLLVRGDPHAPAYAALVDTGGSGPDNLGDIQAGLAAVRAGYGEAVSLETLTRIVITHPHPDHLGGLSALREHTDAPVAAFHSAVPFIEEPGAIRAAWLMQPDAQAAWLGLPPGGELDGRIRRRGSNLSVPRAIPVATPLHDGDRLDDLLHVIHTPGHEGHQICLRVDEVLLSADHLLPLNSPPLMPARFLRGSGVAAYLDSLDRVEALDGVTLALGGHDGPMPDLHARIQALRARTHEKLDGLLAACTQPMTVHDLLLALHPRLRSIQAVLLLDQTAALTEYLTGTGALSETAREDGAGLFTRA from the coding sequence ATGACCGACGTGGCCTCCCTCTCCCTTCCCGCCCGGCACGTGACGAGTGGCGGCACGCGCGTGTACACGCTGCCCGTGCGGGCCTTCCCGAACTTCCGCGCGAACACTTACCTGCTGGTGCGCGGCGACCCGCACGCCCCGGCCTACGCGGCGCTGGTGGATACCGGCGGGAGTGGCCCGGACAACCTGGGTGACATTCAAGCTGGACTTGCGGCGGTGCGGGCCGGGTACGGCGAGGCGGTGAGCCTGGAGACCCTGACCCGGATCGTGATCACGCATCCGCACCCGGATCACCTGGGCGGCCTGAGCGCCCTGCGGGAGCACACGGACGCGCCCGTGGCGGCGTTCCACAGCGCCGTGCCGTTCATCGAGGAGCCCGGCGCGATCCGCGCCGCCTGGCTGATGCAACCCGATGCGCAGGCCGCGTGGCTGGGCCTGCCGCCCGGGGGTGAACTGGACGGCCGGATCCGCCGCCGGGGCTCGAACCTCAGCGTGCCCCGCGCCATCCCGGTCGCCACACCCCTGCACGACGGGGACAGGCTGGACGACCTCCTGCACGTCATCCACACGCCGGGCCACGAGGGCCACCAGATCTGCCTGCGCGTGGACGAGGTGCTGCTGAGTGCCGATCACCTGCTGCCGCTGAACTCGCCACCGCTGATGCCTGCCCGCTTCCTGCGTGGCAGTGGCGTGGCCGCGTACCTGGACTCACTGGACCGCGTGGAGGCGCTGGACGGCGTGACCCTCGCCCTGGGCGGGCACGACGGCCCCATGCCCGACCTCCACGCCCGCATTCAGGCGCTGCGGGCGCGCACGCACGAGAAACTGGACGGACTGCTGGCCGCCTGCACGCAGCCCATGACCGTCCACGACCTGCTGCTCGCGCTGCACCCGCGTCTGCGGTCCATTCAGGCGGTGCTGCTGCTCGACCAGACCGCCGCGCTGACCGAGTACCTGACCGGAACGGGCGCCCTGAGCGAGACTGCGCGCGAGGACGGCGCGGGCCTGTTCACCCGCGCCTGA
- the trmH gene encoding tRNA (guanosine(18)-2'-O)-methyltransferase TrmH: MTPERYAKIMRVLSKRQPTLTVLMDQVNKPHNLSAIIRTCDAVGVLEAHAVAPKGGKLAEFEGHTFEATSGSAHKWVTVNRHEDAAQAVRDLQAQGVQVLATHLSQRSVDYRDADYTRPTCVLLGAEKWGVGDEAADAADGNIIIPMFGMVQSLNVSVAAATILFEAQRQRLAAGMYDTPQLTPQALADRAFEWAYPDLAPAYRDRGEAYPMLDEHGQIIA; this comes from the coding sequence ATGACCCCGGAGCGTTACGCGAAAATCATGCGGGTGCTGAGCAAACGCCAGCCGACCCTGACCGTCCTGATGGACCAGGTGAACAAACCCCACAACCTGTCCGCCATCATCCGCACCTGCGACGCCGTGGGTGTCCTCGAGGCGCACGCCGTCGCCCCGAAGGGCGGGAAACTCGCGGAATTCGAGGGCCACACCTTCGAGGCCACGAGCGGCAGCGCCCACAAGTGGGTGACCGTCAACCGCCACGAGGACGCCGCGCAGGCCGTCCGTGACCTCCAGGCGCAGGGCGTGCAGGTCCTCGCCACGCACCTCTCGCAGCGCAGCGTGGACTACCGCGACGCCGACTACACCCGCCCCACCTGCGTGCTGCTGGGCGCCGAGAAGTGGGGCGTGGGCGACGAGGCCGCCGACGCCGCCGACGGGAACATCATCATCCCCATGTTCGGCATGGTGCAGAGCCTGAACGTCTCGGTCGCCGCCGCCACCATCCTGTTCGAAGCGCAGCGCCAGCGCCTCGCCGCCGGAATGTACGACACGCCGCAACTGACCCCGCAGGCCCTCGCGGACCGCGCGTTCGAGTGGGCGTACCCGGACCTCGCGCCCGCCTACCGCGACCGTGGCGAGGCGTACCCCATGCTGGACGAGCACGGACAGATCATCGCCTGA